One Puntigrus tetrazona isolate hp1 unplaced genomic scaffold, ASM1883169v1 S000000078, whole genome shotgun sequence genomic window, TAAACACGAGCTGACTGTGTGTCTCTGCTCCGACAGGATCTGTATTACCAGTCCTACGCTCAGGTCGGGGTTCTGTTTGCTTCCATTCCTAACTTTAATGACTTCTACATCGAGCTGGACGGAAACAACATGGGTGTGGAGTGTCTGCGGCTGCTCAACGAGATCATCGCCGACTTCGACGAGGTTACAGCAGGATCATCACGTGCTCATACGGCTTCATTAGGGAGAACATAAGAGGCATCTTTCCTGGACACATCCTGGCCAGGAGTTCTATATTGGCAGAAATATCTTGGTCTTACTTTGACCTTCTCACAAATCATGATTGGTCCATTATGTGAAAATTCTTGCATGTTATTGGTTACCTTCAGCAAGCGTGAAAACAAAGCCGAAACGAAGCCTGGCCAGAACACGTTCAGGAAAACAGCCACGTATTATCACCTTAGCtttagacattttcattttgaaatttgttaaaatatttttttttttttaatttatattaaaataagactaaaaccataaaaaacatttttgttagatgaaataaaacaattgtttaCAGAAATCAAATacatataaagaatatataaacatttaaaaacaatgaataaattaatgaatcaattaataaaataaaataaaataaaacaaacaacattatcAAAACCTAAGATTGAACTAAaactcaaattaaatttaaatttaaaatgaacatggacgcagaaaatataacaatatagtGTCGTTCAAAATCTTAAAGTGTTATTCTCTAATAAGACGGTTTCagtgaatgtttctttttatgtttatttcaagcTATGCATGTTGTACAGTCTGTAAAAGTCCATTTCCTCCCGTGTTTGCACTGCTTTGCAGCTCATGGACAAGGAGTGTTATAAAGACATTGAGAAGATCAAGACCATCGGCAGCACGTACATGGCAGCGGTGGGTCTGGTGCCCACCATCGGAACCAAGGTCAGTAAAGCAAGGTCACTCCGCTCAGAAGGAACGCTCACAGAGCGCTTGTGAACAGCCTTCGTTTGCTCTTTACAGGCCAAGAAATCCACAGCAGAGCACCTGAGCACGATCGCAGACTTCGCCATCGAGATGTTTGACGTTCTGGATGAGATCAACTATCAGTCATATAATGATTTCGTCTTGAGAGTGGGTGCGTGAGGCTTCCTCGCTCTCGCTGAACGCAGCAGGTTTGTGGATGTGTTCTGATGCTTGTTTGTGAATGTTCAGGGATTAATGTGGGGCCGGTGGTGGCCGGGGTCATCGGGGCCCGTCGGCCTCAGTATGATATCTGGGGAAACACGGTGAACGTGGCCAGCCGCATGGACAGCACCGGAGTGCCTGGGAAGATTCAGGTACAGCACGAGAACACAGAATGTCTAAAttgttgcaaaaaataaaacctttaatatTTGAAGAACACTTGGTGGCAGAAGAAAGttataaaaagaaagatggtTGTTTGCAGAAACAAAATCAGTTCCTCTAAGG contains:
- the LOC122332425 gene encoding adenylate cyclase type 1-like, which encodes SLLRQDLYYQSYAQVGVLFASIPNFNDFYIELDGNNMGVECLRLLNEIIADFDELMDKECYKDIEKIKTIGSTYMAAVGLVPTIGTKAKKSTAEHLSTIADFAIEMFDVLDEINYQSYNDFVLRVGINVGPVVAGVIGARRPQYDIWGNTVNVASRMDSTGVPGKIQVTEEVNRLLQSDYDLVCRGNVSVKGKGQMLTYFLEGKAQDPGSRAPHHTGGLERRVHAIARSSSVSVSSGLAARLGVSGAAQGSRSSAANVPTLGEELDM